A region from the Spea bombifrons isolate aSpeBom1 chromosome 7, aSpeBom1.2.pri, whole genome shotgun sequence genome encodes:
- the ZDBF2 gene encoding DBF4-type zinc finger-containing protein 2 — MSTYNKSLFNSNIMMERFLQDVHLYHPQNYHDTRPTYDDIPEVTLHSSFPQNGSPALPQAQGKQPAPSKRGMLVINSEKNSETCNINSLAFIYNSKKVALKPPHNENLEKGQSSTEGKPQQRYINCNNSVDTLPQSSPCVTLNYSSQLNVKTFSCSETLQPVLSLRSKKNKMSEKNEGSGATVTTRPLKGLQKRPFTSPGSCYNLTSGVGHGIQSDMKSQGKVDDALRNHVVDNHLKNGKLHKDTEANQLRDKGVCLCGGYKCIVETIEEVVWKHCYGNSYKKSTGNDESSVSSLNIHTIIGKSEDSSLSFDWDVPVNSEDNPSKSVLKNLDVLTETNVNLDEDYKSKLKCVLDVCPDKETDDVKVESEDKIIPALPHVPPSFVGKTWSQINYEDDLKIEALVRQFRKGKFHCYFESGALADVDRKKKRRLKSEEIERKIGLQSNDYKEPDNDRMLPVFSDMPCPDNDSEILSVKSEKILRREFKPGRRTWRLASRCQIVKVSHGTQTSLVNYPVVKKKVIKTEPGLDSGQCFINGFKEERTPDMKTRMCALKLPESYTKILSPLQPKTMVYVLSHPDAKLGNGKPACISRRGRNQFSTDSRDSVNYTYKQSPLKYYDALTNRIIKTPPRSSVRGLGIKSPCVRKLFRSLSSDVNVDKLQFELKGSASSKKSSSSCSFGSECLNSTKGKDLNFSHQANGSSITTECLDHLDKPNANFSVSSYNPSHSKSQDDTHFTQSTSRSRKKDTGEEPNGLCKRKNTKPPPKNMNPVKEPKCCKRSRRNLRKKKGTAGQIAQGKVSNTRTQSLKNPSMKFLKSAVPFVQAHQQRLRKRKTCQRNEVSGQQHVNTHEQSQYISLKPSKKKSSICKPLLRNSAQSRSFDQPYKNTRGRNIIRTRSKAAKSFSPESLPHKMGKAGLKVQSTLTTADNNITSRKRVR; from the exons ATGTCCACTTATAACAAGAGCTTGTTCAACTCCAACATTATGATGGAGCGTTTCCTACAGGACGTTCACCTTTATCATCCTCAGAATTATCATGATACCAG ACCAACGTATGATGACATTCCTGAGGTTACGTTACATTCAAGCTTTCCACAAAATGGTTCTCCTGCTCTGCCACAAGCTCAAGGAAAACAACCAGCTCCTTCTAAAAGAGGAATGCTTGTTATAAATTCTGAAAAGAATTCTGAGACGTGTAATATTAACTCACTCGCATTCATTTACAACTCCAAGAAGGTTGCTTTGAAGCCACCGCACAATGAAAATCTTGAAAAAGGACAATCATCAACAGAAGGAAAGCCTCAGCAACGATACATTAATTGTAACAATTCAGTAGATACATTACCTCAGAGTTCTCCATGTGTAACTCTTAATTATTCTAGTCAgctaaatgtaaaaacattttcttgctCTGAAACCCTACAACCGGTGTTAAGTCTAAGGtcgaagaaaaacaaaatgtcagaaaaaaatgaaggctCTGGTGCTACAGTGACCACAAGGCCCCTGAAAGGTTTACAGAAGAGACCTTTTACTTCCCCAGGTAGCTGTTATAACCTGACATCAGGTGTAGGACATGGCATACAAAGTGATATGAAATCTCAGGGAAAGGTGGATGATGCTCTCAGGAATCATGTTGTGGACAACCACTTGAAAAATGGCAAACTCCATAAAGATACTGAAGCCAACCAGCTTCGAGACAaaggtgtatgtttgtgtggtggttataaatgtatagttGAAACCATCGAAGAGGTAGTTTGGAAACACTGCTATggaaattcatataaaaaatcCACGGGTAACGATGAAAGCAGTGTTTCATCATTAAACATCCACACGATTATTGGCAAATCTGAAGATTCCAGCCTAAGCTTTGACTGGGATGTACCAGTGAACTCTGAAGATAATCCATCCAAGTCAGTCTTGAAAAACTTGGATGTGCTCACAGAAACTAATGTTAACCTTGATGAAGACTATAAGTCAAAGCTAAAATGTGTTCTTGACGTTTGTCCAGACAAAGAGACAGATGACGTAAAAGTTGAAAGTGAAGACAAAATTATTCCAGCACTGCCTCATGTGCCTCCATCTTTTGTTGGCAAAACATGGTCCCAAATCAATTATGAGGATGATTTAAAAATTGAAGCTCTTGTTAGGCAGTTCAGAAAGGGAAAATTTCATTGCTACTTTGAAAGTGGAGCTTTAGCGGATGTtgacaggaagaaaaaaagaagacttAAAAGTGAAGAAATTGAAAGAAAGATTGGACTTCAAAGTAACGACTACAAAGAGCCAGATAATGATCGTATGTTACCAGTGTTTAGTGATATGCCTTGCCCAGACAATGATTCTGAAATTCTCTCTGTTAAATCTGAGAAAATATTAAGGAGAGAATTTAAACCTGGCCGAAGGACTTGGAGACTTGCTTCAAGATGCCAAATAGTGAAGGTCAGTCATGGTACTCAAACAAGCTTGGTCAATTACCCAGTAgttaagaaaaaagtaattaaaactgAACCTGGGCTGGATTCAGGACAATGTTTTATAAATGGTTTTAAGGAGGAGCGGACTCCAGACATGAAAACTAGAATGTGTGCTTTGAAGCTGCCGGAATCCTACACTAAAATTTTAAGCCCTTTACAGCCGAAGACAATGGTCTATGTTCTTTCCCATCCAGATGCAAAGCTTGGCAATGGTAAACCAGCTTGCATTTCAAGACGAGGTCGAAACCAGTTCTCCACCGACAGTAGGGACTCTGTGAATTATACATATAAGCAATCTCCGCTAAAGTATTATGATGCATTAACTAATAGAATCATTAAAACCCCTCCTAGAAGTTCAGTAAGgggcctgggtataaaaagccCCTGTGTTCGGAAGCTGTTTAGGAGCCTAAGTAGTGATGTCAATGTTGATAAATTACAGTTTGAACTGAAAGGATCTGCTTCCTCTAAAAAGTCCTCAAGTAGTTGTTCTTTTGGTTCTGAATGCTTAAATTCGACCAAAGGAAAAGATTTAAATTTTAGTCATCAAGCAAATGGATCCTCTATTACAACAGAATGTCTAGATCATCTGGACAAGCCAAATGCAAACTTTTCTGTATCCTCCTACAACCCCAGTCATTCTAAAAGCCAGGATGATACACATTTCACACAGTCAACCAGTAGATCTAGAAAAAAGGACACAGGAGAAGAGCCTAATGGTCTATGcaagagaaaaaatacaaagcCACCACCGAAAAATATGAATCCAGTGAAAGAACCAAAATGCTGTAAAAGGTCCAGACGTAATCTACGCAAAAAGAAGGGAACTGCAGGACAAATAGCACAAGGCAAGGTATCTAATACAAGGACACAATCGTTAAAAAACCCTTCCATGAAATTTCTGAAATCAGCTGTTCCTTTTGTTCAAGCGCATCAACAAAGGCTAAGAAAAAGGAAGACATGTCAGAGGAATGAAGTGTCTGGCCAACAGCATGTTAATACCCATGAACAATCACAATATATTTCACTCAAGCCTTCCAAGAAAAAGTCAAGCATTTGTAAGCCACTACTGAGAAATTCTGCTCAAAGTAGGTCATTTGACCAACCATACAAGAACACAAGGGGCAGAAATATCATTAGAACTCGAAGTAAAGCCGCAAAATCATTTTCACCTGAATCTCTGCCTCATAAAATGGGCAAGGCAGGACTAAAAGTACAGTCTACTCTTACAACAGCTGACAATAATATAACATCAAGAAAGAGAGTCAGATGA